The Streptomyces sp. NBC_00483 genome contains the following window.
CATCTCGGCCTTTCCTGGGCGCTGTCCCGCTCGCCGGGCGGCCGCCCGAACCGCAGGCCGAGCCGGTTCCTCGACGGGCTGCGGCCGGGGTCGACGGGCTCGGCGGGGCGCGGGGCGAGTGCGGGGCGCGGCGGCATCGAGTTCGGGACCCGCACGGGCACCCGCGAGTCCCCCGGCCCCACACGCCCCAGGGGTGACCGGAAGGTGGCCCGCTGCCGCGTGTGCGGGCGCACCCTTGAGGCCGCCGAGATGAAGCTGATGCGCTGCGAGGACTGCCCGTCGGACATGGACGAGGGGCTGTACGAGCGACTGATCGAGTGGCGGGGCCGCACGGCGGTGGACCTCGGTCAGCCCGCGTTCTGCGTCTTCACGGACAAGACCTTGATCGCCATCGCCGAGACCGCCCCCGAGGACGCGGCCGAACTGTCCCGCATCCCGGGCGTCGGGCGTCGGAAGTTTCGGACGTACGGATCCGACGTTCTGGCCATTTGTGCAGGTCAGACGATTGGTGATCAGGTCGACGAGGAGGCCGGGGACGACTGACGCAAACTCGTCGAAAAAATAGTTTGCGCATGCCCCAACAATCCCCATAGGTTCTTAAGCACGAAAGCAGCGGTCTTCTCGAAGGCCCTGGTTCCGTGTTGTACTTGAATGCCGTCGGGCCGGTTCGCACCGGTCCCCGAGACGCCGAGAGGAGGCGATTCCAGTGATCAGCATCAACGCCAGCTCCGTCAGCACCGCCAAAATGACCGATCTCTCGGTCGTCGCTTCCTGCCTGCTCGGCTCCTCGAACCTGGGCACCGGTCTGTCTGGCTTCTCCGCCATGCGTCCGGAGTCCGGCCTGTCCCTCGCGGGTCTTCCCATTCGCGAGCGCAATGAGCGACCGACCAAGGCACCGGAAGCAGTAGCGACGGCACAGGCTCAGGCCTATGCCTTTGCGGCGGCCGGTGCCGGATTCCGGAAGCAGACGACGCAGCACCACACGATGTGGGCCTTCCGTGGGCCTGAACCCTGGAGCGATCCAGCCTGACGAGATCAGGCAGGCGCCTTCAGGGCCGCGGAACCCCACCCGGGATCCGCGGCCCTTCTGTTTTCCCGGAAGATCCAGCGATCTTCCGAGGAACCAGAGAACAGGGGCCTCGGGACAAGAAAAGAACCCGGTACCACCGCCACCCGGCCCACCGGCCGGACGACCAGACGAGGAAAAAGACACCGTGCAACTCGAAGCGCACGCCCCGTCCGTACCGCCTTCAGACCCTCTTTCCCAGCCCGTGTCCACGGAGGACTCCACCTTGAACCCGCTGACCGCGCTCACCGCGCTCGACGACGCCATCGAGAACCTCGACGTGCCCGTCCCCTGCCGTGCCTACGACCCGGAGGTCTTCTTCGCGGAGTCGCCGGCGGACGTCGAGTACGCCAAGTCCCTCTGCCGTACCTGCCCGCTGATGGAGGCCTGCCTCGCCGGCGCCAAGGAGCGGCGTGAGCCCTGGGGCGTCTGGGGCGGCGAGCTGTTCGTCCAGGGCGTTGTCGTTGCCCGGAAGCGGCCGCGTGGCCGCCCGCGCAAGAACCCGGTCGTGGCATGAACACCCCCGGAACGATCGATCGCCCCCTGACGCACGACCCCAAGAAGCAGGCCCCGATGAAGCCGTCCACGAGCGAGCCCGCAGGTTCCGCAATCCCAGACTTCACCACCCCCGGCGCGCACGAGTCGCGCCAGAACAGGACCCGTCAGATGCAACTCATCCCAGAAGCCCTGGCTCGTGCGCATATGCACGAGCAGCTGCGGGTGGCCGAGAGCGAACGCCGGGCCGTGCGCCTGGCCACCGCCCGCCGGATGCAGCGCCGTGCCGAGCGCGCTTCGCTGCGCGCCCGGCGTGCGCTCGCCATGGCCGTCATGCAGTAACCAACTGAAACCGTCGACATCAGCTTCGTCGGCAGGAGCCGCGACAGAGCGGCTGCTCCCTCGGGGGCCGGTCCCAAGCGGACCGGCCCCCGAGGCGTGTGGCGCCCGGCGCTCATCGGTTCATCGAGTTATCGTCGCCGAGTGACGTCTCTTCCTGGCGGGGACTCCGCGCAACAGCCCGACCACCAGGCCCACGCGTGCGCGCGGTGTGGCACGACAGTCCGGGAACTGCCGCTGACCTGGACGTGTTCCGTCGAGGGCGGCACCCGGCGGTACTTCTGTGACGCCTGCTCCCGAGAGAACATCAGGGCCATCGAGGGACGGCTCGACTCCGACTGGTGGTGATCAGGCCTCCGCCGCCGGCCGGTCCTCGATCTCCGCCGCGTCCTCGGCGGCAAAGCCCGGCACCCAGGCCTCCAGTTCGTCCCGCAGCCGCACGGTGGCCCCGAGCTGGCACAGCACCCCGATCGTGCTGAGCGTCACCCGATGTATCAGCAGATACGACGGCGGCAGGTTGAGCTGCTTGCCCAGTTGATGGGCGGGGGAGCGGGGGTCGGCTATCCGGGCCGCCTGATGGCGCATCCAGGAGCGGGTGAACGTGAAGGCGTCGACGCGGGCCGGCTCGATGATCGGCAGCAAGTAGTCGAGCACCGCGTCCGGTTCGAGGTCGATCGACTCCTTGACGAAGCCCTCCTCGCAGAGCAGCTCGTAGACCCCTTCCGCTTCGCCGTCGAGCGTCCTGCGCAGGGAGGCACCGATCGGCTCGGGCAGGCCGCCGGGCAGTCGATCGACCGTGCCGAAGTCGAGGACGCCGAGGCGCCAGCCGCCCTTCTCGTCCGGCAGCAGCCGGAAGTTGCCCGGATGGGGATCCGCGTGCAGCAGGCCCGTGCGCGCGGGCCCCGAGAACAGGAAGCGGGCCAGTAGCTGACCTGCGCGATCGCGCTCGTCCTCGCTGCCGTTGTCGATGATCTCGGCGAGCGGTGTCCCGTCGATCCACTCCGTCACCAGCACCTGCTCGCACTGGTGCACCACCTGCGGCACCACGACATCGGGGTCGTCGGCGAACTCCTCCGCGTGTGTCTGCTGGGCCCGCGCCTCCAGCGCGTAGTCCAGTTCCTCGGAGACCCGGTCGCGCAACTCGGTGATGAGTGGCTTGATGTCCATGCCCGGGATCAGCGGGCCCAACAGGCGCGCGAAGCGGCTCAGTTGGCCGAGGTCCGACAGCAGGGCCTCGCCCGCGCCCGGGTACTGCACCTTCACGGCGACCTCGCGACCGTCGTGCCACACGGCGCGATGCACCTGTCCGATCGACGCGGCGGCCGAGGGTTTGTCCTCGAACTCGAGGAACAGCTCGCGCCATTGCTCGCCGAGCCGCTCGTCGAGAACCGCGTGCACGGTGCGGGTCGGCATCGGAGGCGCGGCCTCCTGAAGCTTCGTCAGGGCGGCGCGGTACGGGCCCGCGACGTCCTCCGGCAGGGCGGACTCGAAGACGGACAGCGCCTGCCCGAACTTCATGGCCCCGCCCTTGAGTTCACCGAGCACCTTGAACAGCTGATCCGCCGTGCGCTGCTGCAGTTCCCGCCCGACGATCTCGGCGGACTTGCCGCCGATGCGTCTGCCGATGCCCCAGGTCGCGCGACCCGCGAAGCCGATCGGCAGCGCTGCCAGCTTGGCGGTACGGGTAACCGCCTTCCGGGGAAGATCAGACATACACCCCTCCAAATGCCGAACAGCCATGCCGCGCATGCCCGGGTGCCGTGGTGCCGACAGCCATTGCCTACCCCGCCATTGTGTCGTGCGGCTCTTCTTCCACGGAGACCTCCTGCCCGTTACCTCTCTCACCCGCACCGCACGGGCACTGTGGATGTGGCCACACCGGTCGGGCGTGCCAGTCCAGGCCCGGCGCGGCCGCCTCCCAGCGTGCCCCCGTGCTCGACGGCAACTCCCCGTCGAGGAAGGTCAGTCCATGGGCCGCGGCGAGTCCCGCGACGGCGATGGCAAGGCCCAGGTCGCAGGCCTGCACCTGACGACCGGCCGGCCCCGAACTCCACTGGGCGAGCAGCCGGGGCCAGGTCGGATCGCGGTCCGTGCGCCCGAGGAGCAGGCAGTGCGCGCAGCCAGTCCCGCCGGGCAGCACCAGCGGCCCGACCACACCGGTGGCCTCGACAACGCCCGCGTACAGGTGGGGAATTCC
Protein-coding sequences here:
- a CDS encoding ABC1 kinase family protein; translated protein: MSDLPRKAVTRTAKLAALPIGFAGRATWGIGRRIGGKSAEIVGRELQQRTADQLFKVLGELKGGAMKFGQALSVFESALPEDVAGPYRAALTKLQEAAPPMPTRTVHAVLDERLGEQWRELFLEFEDKPSAAASIGQVHRAVWHDGREVAVKVQYPGAGEALLSDLGQLSRFARLLGPLIPGMDIKPLITELRDRVSEELDYALEARAQQTHAEEFADDPDVVVPQVVHQCEQVLVTEWIDGTPLAEIIDNGSEDERDRAGQLLARFLFSGPARTGLLHADPHPGNFRLLPDEKGGWRLGVLDFGTVDRLPGGLPEPIGASLRRTLDGEAEGVYELLCEEGFVKESIDLEPDAVLDYLLPIIEPARVDAFTFTRSWMRHQAARIADPRSPAHQLGKQLNLPPSYLLIHRVTLSTIGVLCQLGATVRLRDELEAWVPGFAAEDAAEIEDRPAAEA
- a CDS encoding WhiB family transcriptional regulator; the encoded protein is MQLEAHAPSVPPSDPLSQPVSTEDSTLNPLTALTALDDAIENLDVPVPCRAYDPEVFFAESPADVEYAKSLCRTCPLMEACLAGAKERREPWGVWGGELFVQGVVVARKRPRGRPRKNPVVA